The following are from one region of the Arachis duranensis cultivar V14167 chromosome 10, aradu.V14167.gnm2.J7QH, whole genome shotgun sequence genome:
- the LOC107469509 gene encoding protein yippee-like — MFCSVSTSVATCCVYCQLCVLYQYQEAQLLSKVMGRLFVINLEGKIYSCKHCRTHLAISEDIISKAFHSRHGKAYLFNKVVNVSVGEKEERTMITGLHTVADIFCVGCGSILGWKYEIAHEKNQKYKEGKSVLERYKISGPDGSNYWITHEAHAGGSDADDA, encoded by the exons ATGTTCTGTTCTGTGTCCACATCTGTTGCAACTTGTTGTGTGTACTGTCAACTGTGTGTACTGTACCAATATCAAGAGGCACAG TTATTGAGCAAAGTCATGGGAAGGTTGTTTGTGATCAATCTTGAAGGGAAGATCTATAGCTGCAAACACTGCCGCACCCACCTTGCCATATCTGAAGACATCATCTCCAAG GCCTTCCATTCCAGACATGGGAAAGCTTATCTTTTCAACAAGGT TGTGAATGTTTCTGTTGGAGAAAAAGAGGAGAGGACGATGATAACTGGATTGCATACTGTGGCTGACATATTCTGTGTTGGTTGCGGATCAATCCTTGGTTGGAAATAT GAGATTGCTCATGAGAAAAACCAGAAGTACAAGGAAGGAAAATCGGTGCTCGAGCG GTACAAGATTTCAGGTCCTGATGGAAGCAATTATTGGATTACTCATGAAGCTCATGCTGGTGGAAGTGACGCTGATGATGCTTAA